In candidate division WOR-3 bacterium, the genomic window AAAACACCAAATAAACTTATTTAGCAGGTTCAAATATGAGGTCGCAGTTTAAGAATTTGTGAACATTAGATTTATAAAGTTTAGAAAATTTGTTTACTTTCGCTCAATCAAAATCTTTTAATTCAAAAAAGATTGAAAGAAACCAGTTCTTTCTTTGAGATTATACCTCAAAAGACAAAGTCAATATTTTAACTCGTTGCCGAAGAGGTTTATCTTTGTGGAAGTCTGAGGTTTTGTCTTTTTTACCTCGATGAGGTTCAACACGTCGTATCCTTTTTTCTTTAGGAACCTCAGCATTTGACGGTTGTCGGGGTGTACCCATATATAGAGCTGATCCGCTCCATGTTCTTTGGCGTAATTCTCCGTGAAGTCGAAGAGCATTGACGCGTTTTCGAAACCTCTGAATTTTCTGTCTACGAATAGCCATTCAAGCCAGTGGGTTTCGGCCTCGGACTTCAGAACCGAAAAACCCATGAGCATTTCATCGTCGTAAAGACCGAAGACTGTCCTGTTTTCCGTGAAATACTGCGCGGTTTCATCGTAAGCGTCTTTGATGGTGTATTCGACAGGTGATTTGTTCAGTTTTGCCAGGATCTGCCTGAATTCATAGACCATGAGGACGAGTTCGGATCCGGGAGTTTCAAGACAGCGGATTTCTTTCATAATAACAGCCTCGCATCGAATAATTCCAATTATATTTTATAACCAAGAATAAAAAAACAAAACGATTTTTTACTGATATAAACTCGTTTCTGGTGTGCGCAGTCGTATTAAAATCCACGCATTGTGATCAATATTTATTCGAATGCCCATTCGAAGATTC contains:
- a CDS encoding GNAT family N-acetyltransferase — its product is MKEIRCLETPGSELVLMVYEFRQILAKLNKSPVEYTIKDAYDETAQYFTENRTVFGLYDDEMLMGFSVLKSEAETHWLEWLFVDRKFRGFENASMLFDFTENYAKEHGADQLYIWVHPDNRQMLRFLKKKGYDVLNLIEVKKTKPQTSTKINLFGNELKY